One part of the Macrobrachium rosenbergii isolate ZJJX-2024 chromosome 3, ASM4041242v1, whole genome shotgun sequence genome encodes these proteins:
- the LOC136827699 gene encoding otolith matrix protein OMM-64-like yields MQDLTDPPHLAGHMIHHDDAAHLAPIQESDETDEDEIDSDKTIAMPSLLKSNLSAGMLNLNAISSDSREELDVATAGKGEDEKSEEPSNEDAGIKRETSTGDEREPFDESAQLIKDEQTRQPTMKGDRETDQMIPTDNHNEEKLLVVEDNTILPSNEEDKLEQQLTVEGDTELPSEDVEQLLIVEDHTDIPSKEQQLIVEGDTELTSRGEDQQEQQPGDKGLPTKTENEVDRPIEKDSEERLVRPGEEGQPSGASAADGEIDGRLRKGRITKGKKDSPIFLSENLRTFSNPISYLGGPTIEYDEETREGRVRQDSLTSITSLD; encoded by the coding sequence ATGCAAGATCTGACTGATCCTCCCCACCTGGCAGGTCACATGATTCATCACGATGACGCTGCACACCTCGCTCCGATACAGGAATCTGACGAAACGGACGAAGACGAAATAGACAGTGACAAGACGATTGCCATGCCATCGCTCTTGAAGTCAAACCTTTCTGCTGGAATGTTAAATCTCAATGCTATATCGTCAGATAGCAGGGAAGAACTGGATGTAGCCACGGCAGGAAAAGGAGAGGACGAAAAGAGCGAGGAACCATCGAATGAGGACGCTGGCATAAAGAGAGAAACCTCCACCGGTGATGAACGAGAACCTTTTGACGAGTCAGCACAACTAATCAAAGATGAACAAACACGGCAACCAACAATGAAGGGTGACAGGGAAACGGATCAAATGATCCCAACTGATAACCATAACGAAGAGAAACTGCTGGTCGTCGAAGACAACACAATACTGCCATCTAATGAAGAAGATAAATTAGAACAACAACTGACCGTCGAAGGCGATACAGAACTGCCATCTGAAGACGTAGAGCAACTGCTGATTGTTGAAGACCACACAGACATTCCATCTAAAGAGCAACAACTGATTGTAGAGGGCGACACAGAACTGACATCCAGAGGTGAGGACCAACAGGAGCAACAACCAGGCGACAAAGGTCTGCCAACCAAGACTGAAAATGAGGTTGATCGACCAATTGAGAAGGACAGTGAAGAACGCCTGGTCAGACCAGGCGAAGAAGGTCAGCCAAGTGGGGCCTCAGCCGCAGACGGAGAGATCGACGGTCGGCTCAGAAAGGGAAGAATCaccaaaggaaagaaagacagtCCCATATTCCTTTCTGAAAATCTTCGAACATTCAGCAACCCTATCAGCTACCTCGGTGGGCCAACAATCGAGTATGATGAAGAAACCAGAGAAGGTCGAGTAAGACAAGACAGCTTAACGTCCATAACATCACTTGACTGA